A genomic window from Lutra lutra chromosome 17, mLutLut1.2, whole genome shotgun sequence includes:
- the ZNF575 gene encoding zinc finger protein 575: MLERDAESAAGDTDPSPTGKEPVTKGEAPPQGSTQKPSQSVPGPASSVGVPSRPRQRPPPQRPHRCPDCDKAFSYPSKLATHRLAHGGTRPHPCPDCPKAFSYPSKLAAHRLTHSGARPHPCPHCPKAFGHRSKLAAHLWTHAPARPYPCPDCPKSFCYPSKLAAHRHTHHATDARPYPCPHCPKAFSFPSKLAAHRLCHDPPTAPGSQATARHHCSSCDQAFGQRRLLLLHQRSHHQAESQGERE; this comes from the exons ATGCTGGAACGAGATGCAGAGTCTGCCGCCGGGGACACCGATCCTAGTCCCACTGGCAAGGAACCAGTAACCAAGGGAGAAG CTCCCCCCCAGGGCTCAACGCAGAAGCCCAGCCAGTCGGTTCCAGGGCCTGCCTCGTCCGTGGGGGTGCCTTCCCGACCCCGTCAGCGGCCCCCACCCCAGCGCCCACACCGCTGCCCCGACTGTGACAAGGCCTTCTCCTACCCGTCCAAGCTGGCCACGCACCGGCTAGCACACGGTGGCACCCGGCCTCATCCGTGTCCTGACTGCCCCAAGGCCTTCTCCTATCCCTCCAAGCTGGCAGCCCACCGCCTCACACACAGTGGCGCCCGCCCACACCCGTGTCCACACTGCCCCAAAGCCTTTGGCCACCGCTCCAAGCTGGCAGCCCACCTCTGGACCCATGCACCCGCCCGCCCCTACCCGTGCCCCGACTGCCCCAAGTCCTTCTGCTACCCCTCCAAGCTTGCAGCCCACCGCCACACGCACCATGCCACCGACGCACGCCCCTATCCATGCCCGCACTGCCCCAAGGCTTTTTCATTCCCCTCCAAACTGGCCGCCCACCGCCTCTGTCACGATCCCCCGACGGCACCGGGCAGCCAGGCCACAGCCCGGCATCACTGCTCCAGCTGCGACCAGGCCTTTGGCCAAAGACGCCTCCTGCTCCTTCACCAGCGCAGCCACCACCAGGCTGAGAGCCAGGGGGAGCGCGAGTGA
- the XRCC1 gene encoding DNA repair protein XRCC1 isoform X2: MSPSESRSGSNPNRVRIFGPDKLVRAAAEKRWDRVKIVCSQPYSKDSPYGLSFIRFHSPPDKEEAEASPQKVTKLGQFRVKEEDEGANSLRPGALFFSRINKTPPATASDTAGPSYAAATLQASSAASSASPVSRAVGGTSKPQESPKGKRKLDLNQEERKTPSKPSAQPSPPTVKRPKLPAPTRTPATTPVPAPARGTVPGKSREGTKPRGPRAGPQELGKILQGVVVVLSGFQNPFRSELRDKALELGAKYRPDWTPDSTHLICAFANTPKYSQVLGLGGRIVRKEWVLDCHRMRRRLPSRRYLMAGPSSSSEDEGGSHSSSSGDEAPKLPQKRPQTKTKPPQAAGPSSPQRPKTPEETKPASPGPQEDTDTDGEQSEEQGNGAEDSGDTEDELRRVAEQREQKQPPDQGENGEDPYAGSTDENTDNEGPPESPELPVPELPDFFQGKHFFLYGEFPGDERRKLSRYVTAFNGELEDYMSDRVQFVITAQEWDPSFEEALMDNPSLVFVRPRWIYSCNEKQKLLPHQLYGVVPQA, encoded by the exons ATGTCCCCTTCTGAGAGCCGCAGTGGCTCAAACCCCAACCGTGTTCGCATTTTCGGGCCCGACAAGTTGGTCCGGGCAGCAGCGGAGAAGCGCTGGGACCGCGTCAAAATCGTTTGCAGCCAGCCTTACAGCAAG GACTCCCCCTATGGCCTGAGTTTTATACGGTTTCACAGCCCCCCAGACAAAGAGGAGGCAGAGGCCTCACCCCAG AAGGTGACCAAGCTTGGCCAGTTCCGCgtgaaggaggaggatgagggtGCCAACTCCCTGAGACCCGGCGCCCTCTTCTTCAGCCGGATCAATAAGACGCCCCCAG CCACAGCCAGTGACACGGCAGGACCCAGCTACGCAGCTGCCACCCTGCAGGCCTCTAGTGCCGCCTCTTCAGCCTCTCCCGTCTCCAGGGCAGTAGGCGGCACCTCCAAG CCTCAGGAGTCCcccaaagggaagagaaagttgGATTTGAaccaagaagaaaggaagacaccCAGCAAACCATCAGCCCAGCCCTCACCACCCACTGTCAAGAGACCCAAAT TGCCAGCTCCCACCCGCACCCCGGCCACCACCCCAGTCCCTGCCCCAGCACGAGGCACAGTGCCAGGAAAGTCCCGAGAAGGCACCAAGCCCAGAGGACCCCGAGCTGGCCCGCAGGAGCTGGGGAAGATCCTTCAGGGTGTGGTGGTGGTGCTGAGTGGCTTCCAGAACCCCTTCCGCTCGGAGCTCCGGGACAAGGCCCTAGAGCTGGGGGCCAAGTATCGGCCGGACTGGACTCCAGACAGCACCCACCTTAT CTGCGCCTTTGCCAACACCCCCAAGTACAGCCAGGTCCTAGGCCTCGGAGGCCGCATCGTGCGGAAAGAGTGGGTGCTGGACTGTCACCGGATGCGGCGGCGACTGCCCTCCCGGAG GTACCTCATGGCAGGACCAAGCTCCAGCAGCGAGGACGAAGGGGGCTCTCACAGCAGCAGCAGTGGGGATGAAGCCCCCAAGCTTCCCCAGAAG CGCCCCCAGACCAAAACCAAGCCCCCTCAGGCAGCAGGACCCAGCTCACCTCAGAGACCCAAAACCCCAGAAGAGACCAAACCAGCCtcaccaggaccccaggaagaCACCGACACTGATGGGGAGCAGTCAG AAGAACAGGGCAATGGGGCAGAAGATTCTGGAGATACTGAGGATGAGCTGAGAAG AGTAGCCGAGCAGAGGGAGCAAAAGCAGCCCCCTGACCAGGGGGAGAATGGCGAGGACCCGTATGCAGGATccacagatgagaacacagacAATGAGGGTCCCCCAGAGTCTCCCGAACTGCCAGTTCCCGAGCTCCCAG ACTTCTTCCAGGGCAAACACTTCTTTCTGTACGGAGAGTTCCCTGGGGATGAGCGGCGGAAGCTCAGCCGATATGTCACAGCCTTTAACGG GGAGCTTGAGGACTACATGAGCGACCGGGTCCAGTTTGTGATCACAGCACAGGAGTGGGACCCCAGTTTTGAGGAG GCCCTGATGGACAACCCCTCCTTGGTGTTTGTCCGCCCCCGGTGGATCTACAGTTGCAACGAGAAGCAGAAGTTGCTTCCACACCAGCTGTATGGGGTGGTGCCCCAGGCCTGA
- the ETHE1 gene encoding persulfide dioxygenase ETHE1, mitochondrial isoform X2 encodes MAGATLRVAGRRLSQRSGSGVPILLRQMFEPKSCTYTYLLGDRESHEAILIDPVLETAPRDAQLIKELGLRLLYAVNTHCHADHITGSGLLRSLLPGCQSVISRLSGAQADLHIEDGDSIHFGRFALETRASPGHTPGCVTFVLNDHSMAFTGDALLIRGCGRTDFQQGCAKTLYHSVHEKIFTLPGDCLVYPAHDYRDFAVPANMRCGIQTPPT; translated from the exons ATGGCGGGGGCCACACTGAGGGTCGCCGGGCGGCGGCTTAGCCAGCGCAGCGGCTCTGGAGTCCCCATCCTCCTACGGCAG ATGTTTGAGCCCAAGAGCTGCACCTACACCTACCTGCTGGGTGACAGAGAGTCCCACGAGGCCATTCTGATTGACCCGGTTCTGGAGACGGCGCCTCGGGATGCCCAGCTGATCAAGGAATTGGGGCTGCGGCTGCTGTATGCTG tgAATACCCACTGCCACGCGGACCACATTACGGGCTCAGGGCTGCTCCGGTCCCTACTCCCCGGCTGCCAGTCTGTCATCTCCCGCCTTAGTGGGGCCCAGGCTGACTTGCACATTGAGGATGGAGACTCCATCCACTTCGGGCGCTTC GCTTTGGAGACCCGAGCAAGCCCTGGCCACACCCCAGGCTGTGTCACCTTTGTTCTGAATGACCACAGCATGGCCTTCACAGGAGATGCCCTGCTCATCCGAGGGTGTGGACGGACGGATTTCCAGCAAG GCTGTGCTAAGACCTTGTACCACTCAGTCCACGAAAAGATCTTCACGCTTCCAGGAGACTGTCTGGTCTACCCTGCTCATGATTACCGTg acTTTGCTGTTCCAGCTAACATGCGCTGTGGGATCCAGACCCCCCCTACCTGA
- the ETHE1 gene encoding persulfide dioxygenase ETHE1, mitochondrial isoform X1 codes for MAGATLRVAGRRLSQRSGSGVPILLRQMFEPKSCTYTYLLGDRESHEAILIDPVLETAPRDAQLIKELGLRLLYAVNTHCHADHITGSGLLRSLLPGCQSVISRLSGAQADLHIEDGDSIHFGRFALETRASPGHTPGCVTFVLNDHSMAFTGDALLIRGCGRTDFQQGCAKTLYHSVHEKIFTLPGDCLVYPAHDYRGLTVSTVEEERTLNPRLTLSCEEFVKVMDNLNLPKPQQIDFAVPANMRCGIQTPPT; via the exons ATGGCGGGGGCCACACTGAGGGTCGCCGGGCGGCGGCTTAGCCAGCGCAGCGGCTCTGGAGTCCCCATCCTCCTACGGCAG ATGTTTGAGCCCAAGAGCTGCACCTACACCTACCTGCTGGGTGACAGAGAGTCCCACGAGGCCATTCTGATTGACCCGGTTCTGGAGACGGCGCCTCGGGATGCCCAGCTGATCAAGGAATTGGGGCTGCGGCTGCTGTATGCTG tgAATACCCACTGCCACGCGGACCACATTACGGGCTCAGGGCTGCTCCGGTCCCTACTCCCCGGCTGCCAGTCTGTCATCTCCCGCCTTAGTGGGGCCCAGGCTGACTTGCACATTGAGGATGGAGACTCCATCCACTTCGGGCGCTTC GCTTTGGAGACCCGAGCAAGCCCTGGCCACACCCCAGGCTGTGTCACCTTTGTTCTGAATGACCACAGCATGGCCTTCACAGGAGATGCCCTGCTCATCCGAGGGTGTGGACGGACGGATTTCCAGCAAG GCTGTGCTAAGACCTTGTACCACTCAGTCCACGAAAAGATCTTCACGCTTCCAGGAGACTGTCTGGTCTACCCTGCTCATGATTACCGTg GGCTCACAGTGTCCACCGTGGAGGAGGAGCGGACTTTGAACCCGCGGCTCACCCTCAGCTGTGAGGAGTTTGTCAAGGTCATGGACAACCTGAACTTGCCCAAGCCTCAGCAGATAG acTTTGCTGTTCCAGCTAACATGCGCTGTGGGATCCAGACCCCCCCTACCTGA